In Syntrophales bacterium, one genomic interval encodes:
- the nuoF gene encoding NADH-quinone oxidoreductase subunit NuoF, producing the protein MERLRNVEDLLHFRQKLIQERDPAKPCVTICGGTGCSAWGSEEVRKAFTEEIERQGLKGKIDVKKTGCHGFCERGPVTVILPEEIFYQQLTKEDVPEVVRETLIQKNVIGRLLYTHPVTGKKFIYDHEIPFYDKQKRIVFSDNGRIDPTEIGDYIARGGYAALGKALTSMIPEEVIDWVEKSGLRGRGGAGFPTGTKWRITRQNPGKAKYLICNADEGDPGAFMDRSVLEGNPHLVLEGMLIAAYAMGSTEGYIYVRAEYPLATRHLKIALGQAKELGLLGSRILGTDFSFQIKIKEGAGAFVCGEETALITSVEGKRGMPRIRPPFPAQAGLRGQPTCINNVETFANVRSIILKGWEWYANIGTEKSKGTKIFSLTGRINNTGLVEVPMGTTFREVIFDIGGGIPKGRNFKAAQMGGPSGGCIPARFLDLPIDYDSLREVGSMMGSGGLIVMDENTCMVDLARFFLTFTQDESCGKCTPCRLGTLQMLKILTRITRGEGREGDLERLRNIGENVKKSSLCGLGQTCPNPVLSTLTYFREEYETHIKEHKCPAAVCDAMVISACQHTCPAGIDVPSYVALIAQERYAEATELIRERNPFPAICGRICSHPCEFKCRRGELDAPVAIKSLKRFAADWYFENVGEPPPPFPVTRKERVAVVGAGPAGLSCAYFLVRMGYRPTVFEALPVAGGMLGVAIPDFRLPKEVMEREIAHIQARGVEIRYSTPINVNYTVDDLKKEGYTAVFIAAGAQRSSQLGIPGEVEGLEGLLYGLRFLVDVKVGKPVSVGKRVGVIGGGNVAMDSARTALRLGAEEVSVFYRRTREEMPVTESEYQEAVEEGIHFHFLVSPTRIVSEGWKLKGIECIRMRLGETEVSGRRRPVPIEGSEFFVELDTLIPSVGQAPDLSFLPPDSKLERARWGTLQVDSNTLSTNISGIFAGGDFVTGPTFLIYAIAAGRRAALAIDKYLRNDTSRIEIRDEKVHVVDDVRLAAGEEMVEVMPRQKVPAHRPEERIQDFREIETGFSEEQAREEATRCLRCDLER; encoded by the coding sequence ATGGAAAGATTGAGGAATGTAGAAGATTTACTCCACTTCCGACAGAAGTTGATACAAGAGAGGGATCCTGCCAAGCCCTGCGTGACGATCTGTGGAGGTACAGGATGCAGTGCCTGGGGCTCCGAGGAGGTACGTAAGGCATTTACGGAGGAGATAGAAAGACAGGGTCTTAAAGGTAAGATTGATGTCAAAAAGACAGGGTGTCATGGATTCTGTGAACGTGGTCCTGTGACGGTGATCCTGCCGGAGGAGATCTTCTATCAGCAGTTGACTAAGGAAGATGTCCCGGAGGTGGTCCGCGAGACCCTTATCCAGAAAAATGTCATCGGGAGATTACTTTACACCCATCCGGTGACGGGGAAGAAATTCATCTACGATCATGAGATCCCCTTCTATGATAAACAAAAGAGAATTGTTTTCAGTGATAATGGACGGATTGACCCCACAGAGATAGGGGATTATATCGCCCGCGGAGGGTATGCAGCTCTGGGTAAGGCCCTGACCTCCATGATCCCTGAAGAGGTGATTGACTGGGTGGAAAAATCGGGTCTCCGTGGCCGGGGGGGGGCCGGCTTCCCTACCGGTACTAAATGGCGCATTACCCGGCAAAATCCCGGAAAGGCAAAGTATCTGATCTGCAACGCCGACGAAGGAGATCCGGGGGCCTTCATGGACCGCAGTGTGCTGGAAGGAAATCCTCATCTCGTCCTGGAAGGGATGCTCATCGCCGCCTATGCCATGGGGAGCACAGAGGGGTACATCTATGTGCGGGCAGAATACCCTCTCGCCACCAGGCACCTGAAGATCGCCCTGGGGCAGGCGAAAGAGCTTGGCCTTCTCGGGTCCAGGATCTTAGGAACGGATTTTTCCTTTCAAATTAAGATCAAAGAGGGGGCCGGGGCCTTCGTCTGCGGGGAGGAAACGGCCCTCATCACCTCGGTGGAGGGAAAAAGGGGGATGCCCCGTATCCGTCCCCCCTTCCCGGCCCAGGCTGGCCTGAGGGGGCAGCCCACCTGCATCAATAATGTGGAGACCTTTGCCAATGTACGGTCCATCATCCTGAAAGGCTGGGAATGGTATGCAAATATCGGGACAGAGAAGAGTAAGGGGACAAAGATCTTTTCCCTCACCGGCCGGATCAATAACACCGGCCTGGTGGAGGTTCCCATGGGTACTACCTTCAGGGAGGTTATCTTCGATATCGGGGGGGGTATCCCGAAGGGCCGCAACTTCAAGGCCGCCCAGATGGGGGGGCCTTCAGGGGGGTGTATCCCGGCCCGTTTTCTCGACCTGCCTATTGATTATGACTCTCTGCGGGAGGTAGGCTCGATGATGGGATCGGGGGGGCTTATCGTCATGGATGAGAATACCTGCATGGTGGACCTCGCCCGCTTTTTTCTCACCTTTACCCAGGATGAGTCCTGTGGCAAATGCACTCCCTGTCGCCTCGGAACCCTCCAGATGCTCAAGATCCTCACCCGCATTACCAGGGGAGAGGGGAGAGAAGGGGATCTTGAACGTCTGAGGAATATCGGCGAAAACGTGAAAAAGAGTTCTCTATGTGGCCTGGGGCAGACCTGTCCCAATCCCGTACTCTCTACCCTGACCTATTTTAGGGAAGAGTATGAGACCCATATCAAAGAGCATAAGTGTCCGGCAGCGGTCTGTGATGCCATGGTTATCTCGGCCTGTCAGCATACCTGTCCGGCCGGGATTGATGTTCCTTCTTATGTGGCCCTGATCGCCCAGGAGAGATACGCTGAAGCCACGGAACTGATACGGGAGAGGAACCCCTTCCCCGCTATCTGTGGACGGATTTGCAGCCATCCCTGTGAGTTCAAGTGCCGGAGGGGAGAGCTGGATGCTCCGGTGGCCATCAAGTCTTTAAAACGCTTTGCCGCCGATTGGTACTTTGAGAATGTCGGGGAACCACCTCCTCCCTTTCCCGTGACCAGGAAAGAGCGGGTGGCCGTTGTAGGGGCCGGGCCGGCAGGGCTTTCCTGTGCCTATTTTCTTGTTAGGATGGGATACCGCCCCACAGTTTTCGAGGCCCTGCCAGTAGCAGGGGGAATGTTAGGGGTGGCCATCCCGGATTTCCGACTTCCCAAGGAAGTCATGGAAAGAGAGATCGCCCATATTCAGGCCAGGGGGGTGGAGATCCGCTACAGTACCCCCATCAATGTGAACTATACGGTGGACGACCTCAAGAAAGAGGGCTACACTGCGGTCTTTATCGCTGCCGGGGCGCAGCGGAGCAGTCAGTTAGGGATACCAGGAGAGGTAGAGGGTCTGGAGGGATTGCTCTACGGCCTGAGATTTCTCGTGGATGTCAAGGTAGGGAAGCCTGTCTCTGTGGGGAAACGGGTAGGGGTCATTGGCGGTGGAAACGTGGCGATGGATTCCGCCCGTACCGCCCTTCGTCTGGGTGCAGAAGAAGTAAGTGTCTTTTACCGCCGTACACGGGAGGAGATGCCGGTTACAGAAAGTGAATATCAGGAGGCCGTGGAGGAGGGTATTCATTTTCACTTTCTCGTCAGCCCCACCCGTATTGTGAGCGAAGGCTGGAAACTTAAAGGGATAGAGTGTATACGAATGCGTCTGGGGGAGACGGAGGTCTCCGGCCGCCGCCGGCCCGTCCCCATAGAGGGATCAGAATTCTTTGTGGAACTGGACACCCTGATCCCCTCGGTGGGCCAGGCGCCGGACCTGAGTTTCCTCCCCCCGGACAGCAAGTTAGAGCGGGCGCGCTGGGGGACCCTCCAGGTGGACTCAAACACCTTATCTACCAACATTTCCGGGATATTTGCCGGTGGGGACTTTGTTACGGGACCAACTTTTTTGATCTATGCTATTGCGGCTGGGCGGCGGGCTGCCCTGGCCATTGATAAATACCTGAGAAATGACACATCCCGTATTGAGATCAGGGATGAAAAGGTCCATGTGGTTGATGATGTGCGCCTTGCCGCCGGGGAAGAGATGGTGGAGGTCATGCCTCGCCAGAAGGTTCCCGCCCACCGGCCGGAAGAGAGGATTCAAGATTTTCGCGAGATTGAAACAGGTTTTTCCGAGGAACAGGCCAGGGAGGAGGCCACCCGCTGTCTCCGATGCGACCTGGAGAGGTAG
- the nuoE gene encoding NADH-quinone oxidoreductase subunit NuoE, with translation MNQTEMTLPKLNEILNPYRGDPEALIPVLQEVQEVFGYIPPETFPHIAGVLKVFPSQVQGVITFYSQFYTYPRGRNVVRVCRGTACHVRGGRGVLRVVQRELNLEDGETTPDSHFTLETVACLGACALAPVMVVNRTYYGKMNPRKIETVLHSYR, from the coding sequence ATGAACCAGACAGAGATGACGCTGCCTAAGCTCAATGAGATTCTGAACCCTTACCGGGGTGATCCCGAGGCCCTCATCCCGGTTCTCCAGGAGGTGCAGGAGGTCTTTGGTTATATTCCTCCAGAGACCTTTCCTCACATTGCCGGGGTCTTAAAGGTTTTTCCCTCTCAAGTGCAGGGTGTCATCACCTTTTACTCCCAGTTTTATACGTATCCGAGGGGGAGAAACGTGGTCAGGGTCTGTCGGGGTACTGCCTGTCATGTGCGCGGGGGGAGAGGGGTTTTGCGGGTGGTGCAGCGGGAACTTAATCTCGAAGATGGAGAAACTACCCCGGATTCTCATTTTACCCTGGAAACGGTGGCCTGTCTCGGTGCCTGTGCCCTGGCACCGGTAATGGTGGTTAATCGCACTTACTATGGGAAGATGAATCCGAGGAAGATAGAGACAGTTTTGCATTCTTATAGATAG